TAACGATGTTAGTAAGTTATTGCGCTTCTAAAAACAAAACTTCTTTAAGATATATGGAAAAGGTAGCAATAGCCTGGCATGACGCAGGTCTTAAAACCGCATTAGATGTAGAAGAATACTTAAAAGCAGAAAACAAAAGATGGCAAAATTATAGAAAGATTTTAAATGCTTTAGGCCTTAAAGAGGATGAATTAATGGAATCCCACAAAGAGATGATGGACCGCTGGATGGACGATTTAGGTTTTGATGTAGATGTGATAATAAAAGCCTGCAACGAATGTACTCTTAAATTGAATGAACCCAGTTTCCCTTATATAAATAAAATACTAATCAACTGGTTTAATGAAGGTATAAGAACAGTAGAAGATTTAGAAAATAAAAAGTCCTCTACAAAGAAAAAAACTCCTGTTACCTCAGGTTTTAAAGCTCCTAAAAACTACTTCAACAGCTACTCTCAGAGAAGTTACGACATAGAAGATTTGGAGAAAAAGCTTTTAGCCCATT
The sequence above is a segment of the Thermoanaerobacter ethanolicus JW 200 genome. Coding sequences within it:
- a CDS encoding DnaD domain protein produces the protein MSVFRFLNENDDWGSTPISNYFINHFMLDAPGEYVKVYILGLKYCYYGNEIPLKTLVDKLFMSDIEIDRALKYWEKSGLVKLKYIDGEYTVEYLPVIPQPTSNHSVSLQDPQVKQMFEAIELTLGRPLTPTEMETYLSWIDEYGFSLEIITMLVSYCASKNKTSLRYMEKVAIAWHDAGLKTALDVEEYLKAENKRWQNYRKILNALGLKEDELMESHKEMMDRWMDDLGFDVDVIIKACNECTLKLNEPSFPYINKILINWFNEGIRTVEDLENKKSSTKKKTPVTSGFKAPKNYFNSYSQRSYDIEDLEKKLLAHSRGELNE